The following proteins come from a genomic window of Candidatus Zixiibacteriota bacterium:
- a CDS encoding DUF167 domain-containing protein: MSIRIRVIVKPAAKKEGVIELAPGEYRVSVNAPPAEGRANQAVLELLADYFSVRKSAVRIVAGRSARKKIVEIG; this comes from the coding sequence ATGTCGATTCGCATCCGGGTGATCGTCAAACCGGCGGCGAAGAAGGAGGGCGTGATCGAGCTTGCGCCCGGCGAGTACCGGGTGTCGGTCAACGCTCCGCCCGCCGAGGGAAGAGCCAACCAGGCGGTGCTGGAGCTTCTGGCAGATTATTTTTCGGTTCGCAAATCGGCGGTGCGCATCGTCGCCGGCCGCTCGGCGCGAAAGAAGATCGTCGAGATAGGCTAG